Within Peromyscus leucopus breed LL Stock chromosome 7, UCI_PerLeu_2.1, whole genome shotgun sequence, the genomic segment AGgggtttgttgttttaatttcagCCGCTGTCAcagatagaaatataaaatgaatacttaTATTTGACGTGAACAGACCATTTGAttgtcccttaattttttttttttttttgagatcaagTTGATTGAACTGTTGACTTTGACAGGTTTACCTGCATTCTGTAAAATTCAAGTGCATAAGTAGGATTAGACCTGTTCTTATAATTGTAGAAACCACTTTCTCATATGTAATAGACTTCTTTTGTGCTTTGGAGTTTGCTAGGAGACAGGTTTTGGTCTATACAACCAAGTATCTGAACATTGGAATGTGCCAGGGGATGTAATTCTGACTGATGAAACTTAGTCTCCTTTACAGGGAGGGTCAAGGACTTCTATGAGGCCTAGAGATGTCACTGGTATCTAGGCAACAAGGATGGGCTGGAGCCTTCCTAGGGCCAGCTTGTTAAGGTGAAAATTTTCCATTGTTGGCTCATAAAGAGGATGCACTGGGGAAGAATTTTCCCTTTAAGGgaagagttgttttgtttttttgttggtttgagatagggtctctttatgtatacctggctgtcctggaactcactctgtagatcaggctggtcttgaactcatagatctgcctgcccctgccttttgTGTGCCAGGATTAGAGGCATTTGCCCCCACCTCGGGCAAGGGAAATTAATTTGTCATGGGATGATTATCTTACAAATTGGCCATATTTTTTATGgtagaaaataatcagaaaattaCTTTAGTATGATTACATTTTgaagcatatttttatttttaaaattatattttgtctttttgtgtagTAAAAATAACAAGTAGTGTGTGTTATGAAGTATATCATGTTGGTAAGTAAATGTCCTTTTCCCAAAAAATTGAATTGAGAATTCATTAAAAAGTTTGAAGAGATAATCATTTGCAGAGATAATGTGTATGGGCTTTAATCTGTCATTCATCACCAGCTTCCAACAGTCAACTGATTTCAGCTAattgtggctcacacctgcccTCCTgtcactgggaggctgaggcagtaggtTGCCACAAGTTCCAAGACTAAACTACTCAGGCCTACTTTGAGAGaccagtctcaaaaaccaaaaccaaaaactactCCAAACCAAAACTCGGTAACTGATCCTTACGTGTTGTATCCACACACCTCTTGCTGTCTCagattgcattttatttacttaactattcatttatttggtttttaagaaGGCCtcgctgggcgttggtggcgcacgcctttaatcccagcactcaggaggcagagccaggcggatctctgtgagttcgaggccagcctggtctacagagtgaattccaggaaaggtgcaaagctacacagtgaaaccctgtctcgaaaaaccaaaaaaattaaaataaaataaaataaaataaagcctcaCATAATAAcctaggttggcctagaactgatggcaattctcctgccttaacctctAGATGCTTAATCAGATGCTGAGGGTATACCCATGAGCCACTACAGTCAGTTTGCCTTATTTCTTCTgtgtgtagcctgtcctggaactcactctgtagaccaggctggcctcgagctcagagaTTTGCCtaacctctgcctcacaagtactgagattacaactatgagcctggcttttttttttttttttttttttttttttttttaaatttgggtgtttgggtgttttgtctgcatgtgtgtgcaccagacGAGGGCATGAGATCTCATGGGACTACAGTTGTAGACTgttgtaagctgctgtgtggatgctgggcattgaactcagaacctcggAAGAGCAGCCGATGTGCTTACCactaaaccacctctccagccccttgccttTCTcttgaagaaaggaggaaaagtagAAGAAAGCTGGATTTTGAAGGGTGCATATCcagaaatgtttttgttgtttcttgttttgctGTGATACCTTAGCCCCCAGAAATGTTATTTTGCTTATGcatatatattgttttgttttgtttttcgagacagggtttctccgtgtagctttgtgcctttcccgaatctcgctctttagaccaggctggcctcaaactcacaaagatcgcctgcctctgcctcccaagtgctgggattaaaggcgcttATACATATTTTAGTGCATATCTCTGAAGACAAAAAGTGATGGATATGAGtgaatcccaacactcaaaaagctgacacaggaggattacaaattctAGGACAGTCTGTGCTACAATGTCTCAAAAcagggtgggggggagggctAGCCATGTAATCTACAGTACCATTACTCTGCTTAAAAAACttgtaattctttattttttaaagttctaaaatTCATATACCCATCTGACGTTTTTAGTAGTTGATATGTTTAAATCAGGATTCAAGATCTGCTCATAGCATTCTGAtgaggtgccccccccccaacagggtttctctatatagccatggctgtcatagaacttgctctagaccaggctggcctcaaactcacagagatctgcctgcctctgcctccgagtgctgggatcaccacTGCCCTGGTGACTGAGGTGGCTCTTAGTCGATTCAGTTTATGtgtgcttgttctgtttttcttgtgATTTGTTTATTGAAGCAGCTGTGGTAGAATTTCTGGCATTTGTTGATCATTCCTTGTGATTGAGACCTTCCAGCTGTGGTGAGTAGCTGGATTTAAAGTCGCTCTTATTAATCCTCTCTGTGAAGAAATTGGGAAAGAACCACCAAGGTGCATTGAGAAATGAACTCTGGCTAGCAGTGTTGCAGACCTGCAATCCCAGAGAGAACTGGAAGTTCAAGCACAGCCTAGGCAGTATCGGGAGACCTCCATCTTTAAGAActtcaaaatacattattattttgtatgtgcatggtgtgtgtgtgtgtgtgtgtgtgtgtgtgtgtgtgtgtgtgagagtgagggaggaaggacttagggaggttagaggacagctatctggaattggttctcttcctctccatttaTGTGGCTTTCAAGGGTCAAATTCACCTTGCCAGTCTTGTGCAGCGATCACCTtcccctgaaccatctcaccagcccctgagtattgttctttttccCACCACTATGAAACTTAGTTAAGGCTGAGATGGTAAGAGAGGATTCTGTATCCAAAATCTAGTTTCTAGGTCAGAACAGGTAGTAAGATGTGAACTGCAATAGAAAAAGCCCTACCTTGTTATTAAATGCTCGTCAAATGTAACTACTCCAGAGTGATGAGCATCTATGGAAACTTTCTCAAAGAACATAAAATGCTAACAGCTGCAGTTGCTGTCACCATGACTGTGCTGGACTCTCTGAAGTGCATGCTCCGGTCCTGTTTTCCATTCTGTTTCTGTCAAGTGTCTTCTCCTAATCATCTTGCTCTGGGCTGATGAATGTCAGGCTTCAGATGTCTTGAATCTTTGTGTCTGGGAGATTGCACTCCAGTGTCTGCTGTCTAAGTTCCTGTGGGTAGTTGAAATCAGCCAGGGGTTCTTctacctgttttcttctttccattttaagAATGGTTCCAGGGCCTGGTGCATGCCAGACAAGTGTGCTGACCCTGAGCTACATgtctatctcccccccccccacctccttttttgAACAGACTCGGGAAATTGCCCTGACTGGTCTTAAACTTGCTCTGTATCCTGGGTAGTCCTTGATCTTgccaacctcctgcctcagcctcccaaaggaGCTGGGATGACATGGTTGTGCCATCAGGACCATCTTTTTCAGTCTGCTCTCTGTCATGGAAGGTTTACAAAATTTCCTGCTCactttgggttctttttttttcttcttcttcttcttcgagacagggtttctctgtgtagttttgcgcctttcctggaactcactttatagcccagggtgtccttgaattcacagagatccacctggctctgcctcccgagtgctagaattaaaggcgtgcactaccactgcccggctcacttTGGGTTCTTTTTTAATACTTAGAATAGAAATTCACAATTGATcaagtgaaagaaaatatttagtgtTTATGTATCTATTAATCTTAccactcatttaaaaatgatctAAAGCCAGATTTGCTGATAACAgtcccataatctcagcacttgggaggctgaggtgggaggattgccttgagttcagggccagcctgtgtTATATAACAAGAATCTGTCTCAGAGACAAAgggacaaagaaaggaagaaaagaaattgctGAATAAAGCTTGTGTTTTAATGGAATAAAATGTGTTACGGACCAGAAAGCAGAACCCTGGCATCTTCATTTCATGGACAGGAATGTATGCAGTTGGTTCCAGGCTGGATTTCACAGGGCAGGCTTTATGAGCGAACTCTCCCTTTCCACTGCTGACCCTATGGTACTTAGGCCTTAGCTTTCTGGGCCATTTCACTCTATCTTAGATCCCTCCATTTGTACTAGCCCAGAGTACCAGTCCTTGTCTTGAGCTTTGTATTGCTCTTCTAGCTGGGGCTGCTTTGGGGTCAATAGCCTTTCCAAACTCCAGCTGCACACACAAAAACGTGATGCCCCATGGGCTACAGGCACTTGTCTCGGCTCCATTGGGAAATGCAAAACTATTTCATCACCCTTCCCTGCTTCTTTTATGAGAGTAATATAGACTGTTTTACAAGTATAAAATGAACATCAGCTAACAATGTTTTCCCTAACTCTCCTTCCTActcacattttaagttttaattttttattttatttttcaaagtaagtTGCTAGAgacaatagttttcttttttaagatttatttatttatttatttatttattatgtctacagtgttctgcctacatgcatgcttacaggccagaagagggcaccagatctcattacagatggttgtgagccaccacgtggttgctgggaattgaactcaggacctctggaagaacagccagtgctcttaacctctgagccatctctccagcccaacaataGTTTTCTAACATAGGTGAACAaagaacttttgtttttttgttttttttttttttttttttttttggtttttcgagacagggtttctctgtgtagctttgcgcctttcctggagctcacttggtagcccaggctggcctcgaactcacagagatccgcctgcctctgcctcccgagtgctgggattaaaggcgtgcgccaccacgcccggcttgtttttgtttttttgaaacagggtctcactgtgtcaccatggctggcctagagcttgctgTGAGACCAGGCAGGATGAACTTagaaagatctgcctgccatgcaccaccacacccagcatttattttttgagatagaatctaaCTTAAGAGATTGTTAGTCGGCCTTTTGAGTGCCAGGACTACAGGAGTGTGCCCCTGCACTGCCCACCACCTAAATCCTTCTCTACCCCGGCCTTGCATCTTACTCAGATGGTTTTGCTAAGACTGCAGCTCTGTTCGCCTTAGATTCATCTAATTATAGGCCCGCCAGTCTCCACTCTGGTGCCCATTTGTTTAGATGCACCtttacacagatgtacatgcaggcaaaaaatgaatgtgcatgaaataaaaataaatttttttaaaagtgtgcaccaccactgcttggctcttaatattatttatttagttttggttttttgagacaagatttctctgtaacagttctggctgtcctggaacttgctttgtagatcggtctgaccttgaactcacagaagtccgcctgcctctgcctcctgagtgctgggattaaaggcgtatgacCACACTGCctagctattttttatttattaagggcttattttctttttgtgtatttgtgtcagggaagagaaaataaagcaggGTGTGTGTCAGTGAGTGTGGCTGAGACAGTGTGGCACTTTAAATAGAGTGGCTCAGGAACCTTAGATCACTTGATCCCACTTTGAGACCAGCATGGGCAGCATAGTAGGACTATGCTcactcacattctctctctcaagTCTCAGATAAGACCGTGGAAATAGTGACTAGGAGAATCAAAATGTATGACCCTTGCATAATGAGTTGAAAGCTGGATGTTGTGGCATGTATTTCTGATCCTGGCTAAGGTACTctggaggattgtgagttccgAGCTAGCCTGGGCAAATTCTTGACAAACACACCGatctgaagaagagaaaggagagcaggtgaaatggctcagtggtaaaggcacttgctgccagtcCTGCCAACCTGAGCTCAGTACCTGGAGCTCAGCACTTAGTGGAAGGAAAAGACTGACTCccaaaagtgtcctctgacctccacacacaccctgtaCTGTGCCCACATGCACgtaatgaatgaatagatgaattAGTCAAtcaatggaattttaaaaaaaatgttaaggaaaATGATTGAGGCTCAGAGATAGgtccagcctgaactacaaggctgtctgaaaaagagaaaaagaagggagggaacaattaaggaaggaagaaaagaaaagagattgaaCCAGGCATTATCCACATGAccgtaatcctagtacttgggagtctGGGGTTGAGTTCAAAACCAGGCTGGGCTATGTAGTTaggctgtctcaaacaaaaatagaaatagagagaaaaaCTGGGAAGATGACTTAATTTTGACCAAGATAGTAACCAGGCTGCCCTTGGTGTATGACTGGAGATGCTCAGAGTgggcagtttttttgttttttttttcttttttctttttttggtttttcgagacatggtttctctgtgtagctttgcgcctttcctggagctcacttggtagcccaggctgggcctcgaactcacagagatccgcctgcctctgcctcccaagtgctgggattaaaggcgtgcgccaccaacgcccggcctggaGTGGGCAGTTTTAAGGCCATGATTTGATGAGTTCTTGGCATATTTATCCCAGTCACATACTCTTCAAGCCACAGTGTAAAACACTATCAACCCTAAAAGTCTATGGGGCCTCAGTCCACCCTGCCCTCCTCTTTGGCCTGTTGTGACTCCTCATCTGCTTTGTACTCCAGCACTGTAGGAGTTTCAGTGACGGCCCTGCTTGTGAGATGTGCTGAGCGGATGTTTAGTGTTGCCCTCAGGGCCCAAGGTGGAGATTTGAGTGGAAAGGGTTGTTTTGTACAATGAGGCTGTGGTTCCTTACACAGTCCCTGGTGACTCCCTGACCCTGGGGCTTTTCTTGAGGCCCAGTAAGTGGCTCCTGTGGATCCCATTTGTTGCCTCATTAGGTGACTTCTGGCCTAGTGAGCTAAGAGCCGGGGGCTTTAGTCACTGGTGTTTAGCTTGCAGCCctagggaagaaaacaaacaaaaaccattaagAAGGGTAAGGCACTGGCTCCTTGGATCCTTACACTGACAGTTAATTGATCTTGGGGCAGCTGTGGGGAGCATTGTATAGCCTGTTCTAGGATGGGTCATATTCTGCTTTTACTTGCTGTAGTTTCATGGACAGCTGTGAGCCAATGTGAAAAGCTAAACCAGCTGCTAAGTCTGAagccagggttttgttttgtaggTCTTGGTCTCTAGATTGCAAGAGCTTCACAGCAACCATTGCTAATCCGGGGCTCCTGAAAAACCTTAGTCTTTGGAGGTTTATAAATTACTGACAGCTGGccacagtggcacatgtctgtaatcacaCAGCATTTCAGAGTCAGGCAGGAATATTGCTGAAAGCTTTAGGTTATATAGCAAAACTCTcctttattaggaaaaaaaaattattaacatcCTACTCAAACTGCACGTGGAGCAGAGAGAGGTGTTTGGGGCTTTTCTTCTGAGGGCTCTAGGGAGAAAGTTGATGGGCTTTgtaatgctgggggggggggggggagtataaGGGTACTTAAAACAGAAGCACCTTTCTACTACTTCTAAATGTGAGACCTGGTGCACAATGTCGTCATTCTTAAATTCATGTTGGAAAGTTAATCGGAGCAGAAGAATTGCAGAACAATTACGTTGAATGTtttaccccccccaaaaaaaaaaaaaaagctactcaTTACTGTTCTCTTGTTTGGTTACAACTGGAGAAACAGAGGTCTACTCAAAGCCTCATTTTACAGATCAGAGAATGATCCCCACAGGAAGAAGGGAACCAAGGATTAGAGTCTCTCCCCACGCCATTGAGTACTACCATCTAATCAGTTTTCAAGTTCTTCCTCACAGTTGGGAGTTTTCTGTCATCAGACTTGGCTCAGGCAAGATTGAGCCTTATTTTTCCTACCTCTACCCAAGGTGATGATTCTCCTGGGAGCATCGCTGTGTATGAACTTCAAGGtgaatccaggcatggtggcacacgcctttaaacccagcatttgggaagcagaggcactcgggtctctgtgagttcaaagccagcctggtctatagagcgagtttcaggacagccagagctatacagtgagaagctgtctcaaaaaacaaaacaaaacaaaaaaaagttagatGAGAAGTGAGTGTGGCAAAGTGGCTTAGACCTAGGAGGAAGTAGAGAGTCTTTTCAGTCTCTGTCCACACCATAGACCACACTGCACAGAGATGCTGTGGaaccattttaaatttttcattggaGGGGTAGATGAGAGAAATCTGAAAAGATAGTCGTCTTCTTAGTTAAATGTATTTAAGAAGaagtatgctgtgtgtgtgtgtgtgtgtgtgtgtgtgtgtgtgtgtaaaacgcACTCATGCCACACAtgtctgcatatgtgtttgtatcagtgcatatgtgtgtccagGTGCAGGTCAGTCTCcaggtgttattcctcaggaaTTGTCCAcattggtttttcaaggcagggccTCTGGTCCTAGAACACATTGATaaggctaggctgtctggccaatgAGCCCAAGAATCATCCTTGTCTTAGTTTCCCCAGCACTGGCATTACAAGCATGACTCACCATGACCATTGTTTTTGTAGGTTGTGGATTCTGAGGAATTGTACTCAAGTGCTCAGCTTGACTAAATTACTACTCAAGTCCTTTTAGGGGggctttaaaaactattattagtgtgtgtgatGCATATTTGTATGGGCACAGATGTGGAGTTCATCTGTGGAGtatgttctctcctcccaccattaGATGGCTACTTGAGACAAACTCGGGTCATTAGACTTGTGTGTTGGGCTTCTGCAGCcagtgttgagccatctctctttgAAAAAAATGGTTTCAAGGGACTTGAAACTCTGTTTGgttcagactggtcttgaatgtGTGGCAGTCCTTCTGCTCCAGCCTCCCAACTTGTGGGGCCTGCCTGCTGCCTAGCATTGCTCTCAGAGCAAAGGTAGTTTTGTATCTTCacaaagactttggattttgttTCCAAGGCCTGGGCATTGGGGAGCGTGTTGTACTCTGTTTAATAAGTATGGTCCTGCCCCACGTGGTACTGGCAGGCTGACTATGAGTCATTAGCTTTCCTTCGGTGTTGCTTTCTCAGGAAGTCTTTTAGAGatgggtggtagaggcaggtagatgtctgagttcaaggccaatctggcctacagagcgagtttcaggacagccagggctacacacagagaaaccttgccccccccccaaataaacagAACTTGAGTGCTGAGGCATAGCAGAGCCCCATCTTTTGAAAAGACACTGCTGGAATGCTAGAATGAATGCATTCTCTTTCTCTGAGCCTCTAACAGCTTGCCTCGTGGGGAAGAGAACAGGGGCATAGATTAGATAGCCTTCCTTGCTGTAGCAAGCTCAAATTGTGTCAGAGAATTGTGCATTCCTATAGTCCCATTGCCTGTGTGATTTTGGGACTTTTCTCAGGATATATGTCCTCCTGAGGGGCCTGTGGTGGTGATAAGAAAGAAGGTAATGTCAGGTGAGAGAGCAGGACCCTTGGGTCTCTGTTTACATGTAGGAAAGCTTATGGATTTATCTTTGTTGAGTCCACAGGTAGGCTCTctctgaaaggaagaaatgaacaccagcaaacaacagaaaagagaaaacatcgACACCAACTTAACCTCTCCAGAAAGATGATACTCATGTAGAAATATAAATTTTGCATGAGAGCACTCTCATGAGACAAGCTAATGTCCTCTGTGAATAGTAGAAATACAGGTACTGGCAGGAGTACCTGAGACCTTAGGTCCCAGAGGCAGTTGTGTTGGAACATCTACCAGTAGCAATCTAGGCTTCTCTGGGAGCTGTGGCTCTCTGTCTGGACACTAGCTCAGATGTTTCCTAACCTCCCCACATTGATTTGTAAGAGGGTAGTGTCTGTCTCACAGACAGTATGGCGAGGGCCAAGTGAGAAGTCCACTAGCAAGCCTGCATCACAGTAGTTGTCTTAACCGTGGTGAAGACAGTGTGCACACCTACAGCAGGCCCTCCTCTTCACCCCCATTTCCTGAGGAGTCCTGGAAACAAGTTCTCTACCAGTAAGGGCCCCAGCAGTCACTGAAAGGTGGTGGAGTGGAGCCAGGGGAGGATGCCTGCACCTGTAAGTTACAGGTGGGAAACAGAACCAGCTTGACCCGCCCTCAAACGGTGTGTGCCTGCTGATAGGATCCCGTTTGGAGGCTGTGGGTGCCCAATCAGATCTGAGGACCAGGCTGTGTGTGGATGGGAGACCCAACTGCTCCAGGAGTTTAAAGGTGTGCCTCAGCTTTTGGTGATCAGGATAGAACTGATAAAAATAGTTGGTGACCTAGAACACTGTGTATCTTTTTAAATGGAGTTAGCCAGCTTCAATCAGTTGTTTTTAGATACAGACGTTAATCATTAAAGCGGGTTCAGAGCTCCATTGCTAATAAGGTTAATGGGGCTTGGCTTTGGCTTTTGGCAAGGGGCAATGTTTGTGGACACCTTGAAGGAATAGATCTTATTAAACAATGCGCAAGTTGGTTTTCCCTGTATTTAAatccattttataaaaatataattagcaGAGTAACTTAGGCACTACTTACCTTTAAGTGTGACAACCTTAATTAGAAAATGGTAAGGTTTTATCTGAATACTCCGTTGGAAATTGTGCTTTTACGCCATCGTGgctttgtgttttgcctgctgtGGTGATTTTCTAAGGCTGTGGTGGCCAGGTTTGGCGGTTTAGGGGCCCCTGGAGCCCAGTCTTTGATTGTCAGTATCTGCCCCGCCCctactctccctccccctccaatGTTTGTCTCTTCTGGAAAGAGGCGGGGCAGGGGTAGGCAGTGTGGGCGGAGCCCTGTGTGAGCGCAGGCTGTTTGTCTTCCTGCTGAGAAAGCCAAGGACTGACTGTAAGGCGGTTCCCAGGCTACTTGCAAACCTCATGTCATCATTGTGTTTGCTTCCGCCAGAGTGTCCTGGCCTGTACAAAACTGCGAGCAGAGAGCAAACAGACCGACGTAAGGACAGACAGTAAACGGAGGACGCGCTGGCCGCTGGACCCCGctgcctcccctttctccctgctgcctgtgtccGGAGGATGAGCCCAGCCTTCAGGACCATGGACGTGGAGCCCCGTACCAAGGGCGTCCTGCTGGAGCCCTTTGTCCACCAGGTTGGGGGGCACTCGTGCGTTCTCCGATTCAACGAGACAACCCTGTGCAAGCCTCTGGTTCCGAGGGAGCATCAGTTCTACGAGACCCTCCCAGCTGAGATGCGCAAATTCACTCCCCAGTACAAAGGTGAGCCCCCAGCTGCCGGAGGGGTCGCCAGGCTGGTGAGATGCAAGGGACTGTGGCAGTGGAAGGCCCCGGCAGCAGTCCTgagcccgccctccctccctccctcccatttaccctttgtttcccttctcctcctcttcctggccCTCAGCCCAGCACCTCACACCCTCAGTTTTCAAGCCCTGGTAAGATTGctcaattgttttgttttctggatttgctttgagtttatttttggTGGAAGTATAGTTGTTTTTTATGTTCAGGTGTCTCTTGCTCAAGGTAACCGATAATCCCCATGTGGGGACAGTTCGAAGACTTTAGGAGGATTTTACCCAGAGTTCTTGCTGCCTGCTTTTTGTCCTCCAGGAAACCAGAAGCCCTGGTGATTAGGTAGGCTGGGAGCAGGGTTGAGTCAGATGGAATGCAGGAGTGGGAGGATTGTGCTGATTAGCTCAAGTCCTTTGCTATTACGGAATGTCCCCAGAATTGCTGTGTGAAAGCAGCCCTTTGATTCACATGTAGtgactttttcctctctttttataCTGATACACTTCAAGGGAACGTCAACCACCAGCATGGTGTGGTCtttcctggggaggagggggaacttTTGTAAATCAGAAGAGAACttattaagaaattaattttaaatgtgtattacCAGGTATAAAAAAGGCTAGAACAACTTAGATTCTCTTGGGACAATTAAAACATTGTTCTTTAAAGACAGGACAGACTGGGTTAATTCTCTCTACTTGGAAATGCATGTGGTGGGACTGGGGGAGTTGGGGACCCTCACTTGgtccttttctgttattttttccaGGACAAAGCCAAAGTTCCCTTGTTAGCGGGCCACCCCTGCCCCGTTTTTATCCCTTTGGTCCTTCCTTATGCCCACAGGGAAGTGTGGTCCCCTGATACCCCCCTCCCGCTCCTCTGCGCCCAGAGCTGGGGCCACCTCAGAAGTGTCATCTCTCTCTGAGCACGCATTTCCCTGCAGCAAGCAAGCGGGCGGGCAGCAAGGACTGAGCAGATTGAGTGATCGTGGGGCAGAGAGGCCTAGGAGGTGTTGAGCCAGTCGGCTGTAAGGCGCTCGTCGGCACCGTGAAATGCTCCCACCTGGCAGCCTTCCTCAGAGACTGTCTAATTACACATGGCAGGTCCTAGAGACTCAAAGGGGAGAGCTGCTTTCAAGGCTACCATGTGTCTGTGTTCCCGCCCCTCATCTGCTGgtgttcattttgttcttttgtgacAGAGAATACAAAAACCAATAAAAGCATAACTAAGAAGGGCAAAGGCTTGGCTCGCCCACCCATGTAGGGTGCTAGAGAAGCCTTGGCCAGGGCGTCTGTGCTGTGTGGTTTGTTTGCtgctttcctttgctttgcttaCCCAGTCTTCCCCACCCTTCGGTGCGTCCACCTGAAGGCACACCTGTGTTCCCTGCACTCAGGCTCTGCTTTAAAGCGAGCCTCCAGGCTGTCGGAGTTTCTGTTTAGGGATAAAAATTCTCATAAGATACATAGAGCAATGTTTTTGTGTCTCTCTGAGGATTAGAAGagttacataaaaattaataaacattttcaatGATGGAAAAATGTGTCTTGTAATTCTTTGGCCCTGCCTTCCCTTGTTGAGTGCATTAGAGAGGAAGTCTCTCGGCCATGTTTGCTCCCTAATTGCTTGTCTTGTATGGTGTCACTTTTTTCTAGCTGTTTTGATATTTGTTAGGTTTGCAGATGAGTTTGGGGCCTCTGGCAACATAGAGACTAAGGAACAgggtaagaaacaaaacaatgttaCAATCCTGTTATCTAGAATGctcttttctgtggaaataaaagtccCTTCTGCTCCTCGCCCCGCTTTCAGGTGTGGTGTCGGTGCGCTTTGAAGAAGATGAAGACAGGAACTTGTGTTTAGTAGCATATCCATTAAAGGGGGACCATGGAACTGTGGACATTGTAGACAACTCAGACTGTGAACCCAAAAGTAAGCTGCTAAGatggacaaacaaaaa encodes:
- the Ip6k2 gene encoding inositol hexakisphosphate kinase 2 isoform X2, with the protein product MSPAFRTMDVEPRTKGVLLEPFVHQVGGHSCVLRFNETTLCKPLVPREHQFYETLPAEMRKFTPQYKGQSQSSLVSGPPLPRFYPFGPSLCPQGSVVP